One Chanodichthys erythropterus isolate Z2021 chromosome 22, ASM2448905v1, whole genome shotgun sequence DNA window includes the following coding sequences:
- the esrra gene encoding steroid hormone receptor ERR1 isoform X1 — protein MSTLGIMSSRERRSDLYIKAEPSSPEGGGGGNGRTSPGGASSDSSQSAGGGSRGEGAGRYSPPLYTPALRCHFKEEGADGAEEGSTGSGGGRCKYALSTLPKRLCLVCGDVASGYHYGVASCEACKAFFKRTIQGNIEYSCPASNECEITKRRRKACQACRFTKCLKVGMLKEGVRLDRVRGGRQKYKRRPEVENATYQSAPIPLRKEGEKGSSSIIVSHLLVAEPEKLFAMPDPLQPDTAQRTLTTLCDLADRELVVIIGWAKHIPGFLSLSLADQMSVLQSVWLEVLVLGVAYRSLGCEDEVVFAEDFVLDEEMSRVAGLTELNAAISQLARRFRALQLDREEFVMLKAIALTNSDSVYIEDMEAVQKLRDLLHQALLELEVQRRPEDPQRAGRLLLTLPLLRQTAGRALTTFYSIKTRGGVPMHKLFLEMLEAMMDSP, from the exons GTATCATGTCTTCCAGAGAGCGACGCTCCGACCTGTACATAAAGGCTGAACCCAGCAGTCCTGAGGGAGGAGGTGGTGGCAATGGGAGGACCAGCCCGGGAGGAGCGTCCTCAGACTCCTCTCAGAGTGCAGGGGGGGGTTCCAGAGGGGAAGGCGCTGGCCGCTACTCTCCGCCCCTTTACACGCCCGCTCTACGTTGCCATTTTAAGGAGGAGGGTGCGGATGGAGCCGAGGAGGGCTCTACCGGCAGCGGGGGAGGCCGCTGCAAGTATGCGCTGAGCACACTTCCCAAAAGGCTGTGCCTGGTGTGTGGAGATGTGGCGTCTGGCTACCACTACGGAGTGGCTTCATGTGAAGCCTGTAAGGCTTTCTTCAAAAGAACCATACAGG GCAATATTGAGTACAGTTGCCCCGCCTCTAATGAATGTGAGATCACCAAGCGCCGTAGGAAGGCCTGTCAGGCGTGTCGCTTCACCAAGTGCCTCAAAGTAGGCATGCTCAAAGAAG GAGTCCGCCTGGACCGAGTCAGAGGCGGACGGCAGAAGTACAAGAGACGCCCAGAGGTGGAGAATGCCACATACCAGAGTGCACCGATACCTTTAAGGAAAGAGGGAGAGAAgg GCTCCTCCAGCATCATTGTGTCTCATCTGCTGGTGGCGGAGCCAGAAAAGCTGTTTGCTATGCCAGACCCCCTGCAGCCTGATACGGCCCAGCGCACGCTCACCACTCTATGTGATCTGGCCGACAGGGAACTAGTTGTCATCATCGGCTGGGCCAAGCACATTCCTG GCTTCCTCTCTCTGTCACTGGCTGACCAGATGTCCGTGCTGCAGTCGGTGTGGCTGGAGGTGTTGGTGTTGGGGGTGGCATACCGTTCTCTCGGCTGTGAGGACGAGGTGGTGTTCGCTGAAGACTTCGTGCTGGATGAGGAGATGTCTCGTGTGGCCGGTCTGACCGAACTCAATGCCGCCATCAGCCAGCTCGCACGCCGTTTCAGGGCCCTGCAGCTGGACCGCGAGGAGTTCGTCATGCTCAAGGCCATCGCGCTCACCAACTCAG ATTCGGTGTACATTGAGGACATGGAGGCTGTGCAGAAGTTACGGGACCTGCTGCATCAGGCTCTGCTGGAGCTAGAAGTCCAGCGACGCCCTGAAGACCCCCAGCGTGCCGGACGACTCCTCCTCACCCTGCCCCTCCTCAGGCAGACTGCTGGCCGGGCTCTCACCACCTTCTACAGCATCAAGACCCGTGGCGGAGTGCCTATGCACAAACTCTTTCTGGAGATGCTGGAGGCCATGATGGACTCACCCTAG
- the esrra gene encoding steroid hormone receptor ERR1 isoform X2 gives MSSRERRSDLYIKAEPSSPEGGGGGNGRTSPGGASSDSSQSAGGGSRGEGAGRYSPPLYTPALRCHFKEEGADGAEEGSTGSGGGRCKYALSTLPKRLCLVCGDVASGYHYGVASCEACKAFFKRTIQGNIEYSCPASNECEITKRRRKACQACRFTKCLKVGMLKEGVRLDRVRGGRQKYKRRPEVENATYQSAPIPLRKEGEKGSSSIIVSHLLVAEPEKLFAMPDPLQPDTAQRTLTTLCDLADRELVVIIGWAKHIPGFLSLSLADQMSVLQSVWLEVLVLGVAYRSLGCEDEVVFAEDFVLDEEMSRVAGLTELNAAISQLARRFRALQLDREEFVMLKAIALTNSDSVYIEDMEAVQKLRDLLHQALLELEVQRRPEDPQRAGRLLLTLPLLRQTAGRALTTFYSIKTRGGVPMHKLFLEMLEAMMDSP, from the exons ATGTCTTCCAGAGAGCGACGCTCCGACCTGTACATAAAGGCTGAACCCAGCAGTCCTGAGGGAGGAGGTGGTGGCAATGGGAGGACCAGCCCGGGAGGAGCGTCCTCAGACTCCTCTCAGAGTGCAGGGGGGGGTTCCAGAGGGGAAGGCGCTGGCCGCTACTCTCCGCCCCTTTACACGCCCGCTCTACGTTGCCATTTTAAGGAGGAGGGTGCGGATGGAGCCGAGGAGGGCTCTACCGGCAGCGGGGGAGGCCGCTGCAAGTATGCGCTGAGCACACTTCCCAAAAGGCTGTGCCTGGTGTGTGGAGATGTGGCGTCTGGCTACCACTACGGAGTGGCTTCATGTGAAGCCTGTAAGGCTTTCTTCAAAAGAACCATACAGG GCAATATTGAGTACAGTTGCCCCGCCTCTAATGAATGTGAGATCACCAAGCGCCGTAGGAAGGCCTGTCAGGCGTGTCGCTTCACCAAGTGCCTCAAAGTAGGCATGCTCAAAGAAG GAGTCCGCCTGGACCGAGTCAGAGGCGGACGGCAGAAGTACAAGAGACGCCCAGAGGTGGAGAATGCCACATACCAGAGTGCACCGATACCTTTAAGGAAAGAGGGAGAGAAgg GCTCCTCCAGCATCATTGTGTCTCATCTGCTGGTGGCGGAGCCAGAAAAGCTGTTTGCTATGCCAGACCCCCTGCAGCCTGATACGGCCCAGCGCACGCTCACCACTCTATGTGATCTGGCCGACAGGGAACTAGTTGTCATCATCGGCTGGGCCAAGCACATTCCTG GCTTCCTCTCTCTGTCACTGGCTGACCAGATGTCCGTGCTGCAGTCGGTGTGGCTGGAGGTGTTGGTGTTGGGGGTGGCATACCGTTCTCTCGGCTGTGAGGACGAGGTGGTGTTCGCTGAAGACTTCGTGCTGGATGAGGAGATGTCTCGTGTGGCCGGTCTGACCGAACTCAATGCCGCCATCAGCCAGCTCGCACGCCGTTTCAGGGCCCTGCAGCTGGACCGCGAGGAGTTCGTCATGCTCAAGGCCATCGCGCTCACCAACTCAG ATTCGGTGTACATTGAGGACATGGAGGCTGTGCAGAAGTTACGGGACCTGCTGCATCAGGCTCTGCTGGAGCTAGAAGTCCAGCGACGCCCTGAAGACCCCCAGCGTGCCGGACGACTCCTCCTCACCCTGCCCCTCCTCAGGCAGACTGCTGGCCGGGCTCTCACCACCTTCTACAGCATCAAGACCCGTGGCGGAGTGCCTATGCACAAACTCTTTCTGGAGATGCTGGAGGCCATGATGGACTCACCCTAG